One segment of Desulfosudis oleivorans Hxd3 DNA contains the following:
- a CDS encoding tetratricopeptide repeat protein, producing the protein MPEPEPDTGLPAPALTSPGDPSGAAPDARMAAAHSLTVEGYRLFEQKDYDGAIRTLERAVGINPADGPAYFYLAEAWLQKENLALAARFNELATLYLRNNPAWSQQADHQKKRIKQKSIETGAGSTS; encoded by the coding sequence ATGCCGGAGCCGGAGCCGGACACCGGCCTGCCCGCCCCTGCCCTTACCTCTCCCGGTGATCCTTCGGGCGCGGCACCCGACGCCCGGATGGCGGCGGCCCACAGCCTGACCGTGGAGGGATACCGGCTGTTTGAACAAAAAGATTATGACGGGGCCATCCGGACACTGGAGCGGGCCGTGGGCATCAACCCGGCCGACGGGCCGGCCTATTTTTATCTTGCCGAAGCCTGGCTGCAAAAAGAAAACCTCGCCCTGGCGGCCCGGTTCAACGAACTGGCAACCCTCTATCTTCGAAACAACCCGGCCTGGTCACAACAGGCCGATCATCAGAAAAAACGGATTAAACAGAAAAGCATCGAAACCGGTGCCGGAAGCACCTCCTGA